The DNA segment ATATTTCTGGGTAGCTTGTGCTATGCCTATGCGTTCTATACTTGTTATGTATGTCATCTCTTGTTCAGCCTCAAAACGCCTCAATTCAGCTTTGAAATTCAAGTCTAAATCCGGTGGTAAAGTCATTAATCTATCTAGCAACCGGAATAGCTGAGAGATTTTATCTCTACTATAGCCTAACTCATACATTCGTTTAATTAAACTCAACTTCCAGCGCAATCGACCTGTTAAATCTTGAGTTGTGGCTTGTGTCCGCAGATGCGCCATTACCAGCACAGCAAAAGGACTGTCACTTTGTTCTAATTCTAACCAATGGGCTTCATAATCCAGTAGTTTCACAATTGGAAATTGCAGACTTAACCGACATCCCCAGCGTCCATAACTATATTCTTGGGGTCGCCAATTTGCTTGATTATCACCCAGAATAGCCAAGCTCACCACTTCCTGGTTGTAACGGTCAAAAATTCGGTAATGGTAAGAAAACATCCGTTGGGCAAAGTTGGGATCTACTTGGCTTTGAATTTCCAAATGCACCAGCAACCAAGTTTCCTTTCCATCATTTAGCCAAACTTTAATCAGTTTATCGACGAATTGCTTACCAACTTCAGATTCTCTCATTAATTGCTGAAGTTCTTGGTCGAGAAACTCATAGCCTCGCGTCCAGTCAATTTCTGCTTGAATTTCTGGAAAAAAGAATGTGAGAAACGCTTCAAAGTATTGTTCTACACCTTCCTTCCAAGCACCATCATAGTCGGCTCGTACTTCACTCACGGTTATTCCTGGTCAAAATAGCAAAAATATCATAACGTACATTTTGCACCTAGCCCTGGCGACTATAAATCCCGGAACCACTCAAAATAAGTCCACCTGCGTGGACTGAAAGAAAATCAAGGTTTTTAACCCGCGTAGGCGGGTTTCGCCTGTGTAGCCGCGACTTCTAGTCGCCTAGTGCTTTAATTCACTGAAACGAGTCTAATACATTGGAATTGGCTTCTTCCAGGTGCGTATACAATGTTTGGAAGTACACAACTCGCCAGGGTTGAAGTTCAGATGATACAGCAGCTATATGTTACAAAAAAATTCGGCACTTATGCTGACACCTTCCTCATGCTTGGTTTGGCGCAGCTTGTCGAGTATGCCCTGAAAGCGACTAACCAAAAAAGTGCCATTCAGCTTGTAGATGAAGGAATACGCTACTGCCTAAAACTAAAACAGACTGTCAATTTAGAAGCGATCGCTTCTCTCAAGTATACCAATCCTTTCCCACCAGTCAAAGGTCAAAAAACTGACATTAGCAAAATCCCGACGGAAACAGAAACTTTTGACACAGTTCAGAAAAATGACGAGCGCAAACTTTACCGAGACTATCTATTTCAGCAACGGGGCAAAGTACAATTTAATGAAGATGCACCAAAGCCACCCCATCCT comes from the Nodularia sp. NIES-3585 genome and includes:
- a CDS encoding Rpn family recombination-promoting nuclease/putative transposase → MSEVRADYDGAWKEGVEQYFEAFLTFFFPEIQAEIDWTRGYEFLDQELQQLMRESEVGKQFVDKLIKVWLNDGKETWLLVHLEIQSQVDPNFAQRMFSYHYRIFDRYNQEVVSLAILGDNQANWRPQEYSYGRWGCRLSLQFPIVKLLDYEAHWLELEQSDSPFAVLVMAHLRTQATTQDLTGRLRWKLSLIKRMYELGYSRDKISQLFRLLDRLMTLPPDLDLNFKAELRRFEAEQEMTYITSIERIGIAQATQKYIAKILTIRFKDVPPELVEQLNELYDVESLNQLLEKAVTTNSISEFQQELSQDNTEAES